ACGTCGAAAGAAAGGTGTTTTTCAAATGGAAAAGAAAATTACAGTACTACCAGGTGATGGCATTGGTCCAGAAGTTGTTGCAAGTGCAGTAAAAGTACTACAAGTAATCGGGAAGCGTTTCAACCACACGTTTCATTTAGACTATGCGTTAATTGGCGGTGCAGCAATCGATCAACACAACAACCCACTACCAGATGAAACAATCGAAAAATGTGAAGCGAGCGATGCGATTTTATTAGGCGCAGTTGGCGGACCAAAATGGGATAACAACCCACCAGAGTTGCGTCCAGAAAAGGGCTTATTACGCATTCGTAAACACTTCGACTTATTTGCCAATTTACGTCCGGTAAAAGCATTCCCAAGTTTACTTGCGTCTTCTCCATTAAAACGTGAAGTTGCGGAAAACGTAGACTTAATGATCGTCCGCGAATTAACAGGAGGGCTTTACTTCGGAGAGCCACGTAAGAAAACAGATGCAGGTGCTATTGATACATGTGTGTATTCACGAGTGGAAATCGAGCGAATCGTAGACAATGCCTTCGAATTAGCAAGACTTCGCCGCGGCAAACTTTGCTCAGTAGACAAAGCAAACGTACTCGATACGTCACGTTTATGGCGTGAAATTGTTGAAGAAAAGAAAAAGCAGTACCCAGATGTAGAAACAGAACATAACCTGGTGGACTCAGTAGCAATGAAGCTGATCACAAACCCAGGTCACTATGATGTAGTCGTAACAGAAAACTTATTCGGCGACATTTTAAGTGATGAAGCATCTGTTATTACAGGTTCTTTAGGTGTATTACCTTCTGCATCAATTCGCGGCGACAACTTCGGCCTTTATGAGCCAGTACACGGCTCAGCACCAGAAATCGCAGGTCAAGGTGTTGCAAACCCTGCCGCTACAATTCTTTCTGTAGCGATGCTATTACAATACTCATTTGGCTTAAAAGAAGAAGCAGCAGAAATCGAACGCGCCGTAACAGCC
The sequence above is a segment of the Solibacillus sp. FSL H8-0523 genome. Coding sequences within it:
- the leuB gene encoding 3-isopropylmalate dehydrogenase, which produces MEKKITVLPGDGIGPEVVASAVKVLQVIGKRFNHTFHLDYALIGGAAIDQHNNPLPDETIEKCEASDAILLGAVGGPKWDNNPPELRPEKGLLRIRKHFDLFANLRPVKAFPSLLASSPLKREVAENVDLMIVRELTGGLYFGEPRKKTDAGAIDTCVYSRVEIERIVDNAFELARLRRGKLCSVDKANVLDTSRLWREIVEEKKKQYPDVETEHNLVDSVAMKLITNPGHYDVVVTENLFGDILSDEASVITGSLGVLPSASIRGDNFGLYEPVHGSAPEIAGQGVANPAATILSVAMLLQYSFGLKEEAAEIERAVTAVFDDGYFTKDLAQEHTRALSTQEWTEKVLNEIDASFVSDSIMISYN